TCATCCGACAAAATCAAACTCGCCGACGTCTCTCGCACATCGGTCATCACCACATCGCCTGTACCCGTCATCTTAATATCATAAGCCGGATGCTGCGCCCCTCCCTGAGTTTTTTCGGTTCGCTTCAGCGTATTGCGAAATGCAAACGCATACGCTTCGCTGAGTGTCACCTTACCATCACCGGTCACATCTGCTGCACCCCGCAAGCCAGACACCAGATAATGCGTGAAAAACGATCCGCGAATGCGATCCGATTCTTGTGCAGCCTCATTTTCGGAACTCGAAGTCAAAAACGCATACCCCCGCATATCCGACGACGTATCGACCATAAAGGCTTTTTGCCTTTGCCCGCCTTTCAGGCGCGTAATAGCGCCCGAAGCACACGCATCGAGCACAGTAATATGCACATCCGCCTGAACGCTATTCATTGCATCGCGCAAAGCGCGATAGGTCAACCGATCTTCTCCCAACAGCAACCCATTTTCATCGGCATGCCCCGAATAATACAGGACAACTTCGATGCGACTCGACGATTGGGATGCTTTTATAACCCGAGATTGCAAATCCATCAAAACCCGTTTAAAATTTTCCAAACTCGGCTCGGCCAATAAAAATTGATCCTCAGATTCAACCCCACCCATCATCTCTAAAACACGAGCAAAATGTTTTGCATCCGATACGGCATAACGCAGTGGTGTGCGTTTCACCCCACCAAAATTTGCGCCAGCCGCCAACACAAAACGCCGCACAACCTGTGTTGCCTCAATTCCCTGAGCACATAACAGCAGACCGATCCCCAACAGTACTGCCCATCGGCGCAACATCACCTGCCCCCTTTGTAAAGCGTAATGACAAACTGCTCAAATTCTCTTCCCACCCTCAATGAATCGGGACCACCCTTTGCCGCCTGTGCCACATCGCGCACGTCAAAAGACATATCTGCTGTCAAAAAATAAAACCGTTCCCACTTTGGAGCATCATCCAGTTCGTAAGAATAATCCAGAGACACCGGATCGCCCTGTATCAAGCGCACGGCACTTGTTCCCGATGAGGGCAAATGCCGCGTCACAGTGCCGCGCCCATCCACAGACACAATCACCCCAAAAGGCTTGCCCGCCGCGCGATAAAAAATCTGAATCAAATCGCCTGTATAAGCCACACTGCTATCCGACAATTGTTCAATCTCAGACGCCCTTTTTCGATATAGCAACAAATCCGGCTTTACGCCTTTTAACCGAATGCCATCCATCCCTTTCCGATCCCAGGGTGGCGGCACTTCAGGCCCCGGTAAAAAGATCGAAAAAACAACGGCGAGCAAAATCACAGCGGCCAATGCAAAACGCGGACCGAACCGCGATATACTCGGCACCCCTCGCCTCTCCGACCGGCGCGCAACCTGCCGCGCAACCCACTCAGTCGGATAGGACGCGTGAATTTCTCGATCTGACCCTTCCAATGCCTCCAGGCGCGCCCTCAAATCCGGGTCCTCATCCAGCGCCCTTTGAACAGCTCTCATCTCTTCTTCCGGCAGTTCATTCAGCCGAAAACGCTCCAGTTTCCAATCACCGCGTTGTCTCCTCATAGATCCTCCAACTTCTCCAGCGATTCTCGCAACCCCCGCAACCGCTTTCGCACTCCAGAAACCGACATCCCAACCTCCCGAGCGACTTCCGCCAATGTGAAACCATCCACAAAATGTAAAACCGCAATTGTTCGCGTCGAATCTCTGTGCCGGGCAAAAAGCCGGTCGAGCATCGCCCGAGCATCCAACCGCGATTCCAGATCTTCAATCCCAGCAATGTGTATCAACTTCTCATCACCCGGCAGATCGAGCCGCTGATCGCGAATGCGATTCAAACACACATTGGTCGCAATGCGATACAGCAAACTCGACGGATAGGTCGCTTTCAGACGATCCCGGCGTTGCAATACCCGCACAAAAACATCTTGCATGGCATCCATGGCGCGATCTTCATCTCGCAACAACCGCCGACAGCGACGCAACACCATAGGACCGTATTTTTGATATAACAATTCGACATTCATAAACAACCCATCGCTTTATTTTTTAACACATCACACAGACCAAAATGTTACTTTTTTTTGGCAGGCACAAGATCGAGATGAATTTAAACGCTCGCCTGAGAAGGAAAATTTGGTTGCTTATTTTTTTTATCCTTTATAAATTATTTGTTCTGTCTAACAACCCCCGTCCCTCAAAAACGATTCCACAGGTCATAAACTATGAGCACCCCCGAAACAACACGCGAAACGGCTGGCGATACACCAGCCAATGCCCCTTCAGACGACGCGCCCACTGTCGAAGAACTCGACAAAAAATACGCTGAAGACACACCTGATACCGAATTTGCCGCATTACTCGAAGAAAGCGATAAGCAGAGTTATCGCGAGGTCTCTACTGGCGATAAAGTCACTGGAACGATCCGCGAAATCGGTGACTCCACAGCTTTTATCGACTTTGGCGGCCGCAGTGAAGCATCAATAGACATTCAAGAACTGCGCGACGAATCGGGCGAATTGAAATACAAGGCTGGCGATACCATCGAAGCCTTTGTCGCCAGCACCGATGGCGAAATACGCCTGGCATTTTCGTTGCGCGTTTCCAGTCGTCAACTCCTGCGTCAAGCACATCAAAACGACATGCCCATCGCCGGCAAAGTCACCGGCTTCAATACCGGAGGCCTTGTGGTGAATATCGGCGGCCTTCGCGCATTCTGCCCCATGTCGCAAATCGACACGGGATATTGCGACGACCCGGCTTCGTATGCGGGCCAAACCCACAACTTCAAAATTGTTGAACTGCGAGGACGCAACAATGTCGTCGTTTCACGCCGCGCTTATCTGGAAGAAGAAAATCGCAAAAAAGCCGACGAGATGCGCCAAAAACTCTCAGAAGGTGAAGAAAGAACGGGAACCATTACACGCATAGAACGCTTCGGCTCTTTTGTTGACCTCGGAGGAGTTGAAGGTCTGGTACACGTCTCGGAAATCAGCCACACCCGTGTAGAAAATCCGCGCAGTGTCCTAAAAAAAGGCGAAGAAGTGCGCGTGAAAATAATCGGCCTCAAGAATCTGGGCAAAAAAAATGAGCGCATATCGCTCTCTATCAAAGCACTGGAAAGAGATCCCTGGGATACGGTAGCAGAGCGCTACCAATCGGGCAGCATCATTACCGGCAAAGTCGTTTCAATCCAAAATTTCGGTGCCTTTGTCGAAATTGAACCCGGTATTGAGGGGCTGGTCCACATCTCGCAGTTCGTCTCGGGAAAACGCATCTCAAACCCCAGCGAAGTCGTTTCAGTCGGTCAAGAAGTCAAAACCTTGATCCGCGAAATCGATTTGGGTAAAAAACGCATTTCACTCTCAATGCGCGCCGTTGAAGAACGAGATAGGCAAACGGCTGAAATTGAGGACATGGCCGCATTCAAATCCAAGCAAACGCAAGAGTCTCAAAGCGACAATGCCATGGCCGACGCCCTTCGCCGTGCAGGACTCGCCTGAGAGGCCGTTAAAATTCAGCGGTCAGTTTTGCGCCATCACGTCTCGTTGGGTGATCGTTAAAAACTGACCGCTTATTTTTTTATGTTAAAATGTCTAAAAACACCGACAAAAACGCGCTCCTGAAGGATGTCCGATTTCAAACTATGCGCGGGTCTGGCCCCGGCGGTCAACATCGCAACAAAGTTGAAACCGCCGTACGCGCGACCCACATACCCACGGGTATTACGGTCATCGCCACAGAACACCGCTCACAACACCGCAACAAACAACTCGCCCTCGAACGTTTGCAAAACCGCTTGAACGAGCGCAACAAAAAGCGCAAACCGCGCATCAAAACCCGCCCCAACCGATCTTCGATCGAGAAACGCCTGGAAAAAAAACGCCAGCGTGCAGAAAAAAAACGCCAGCGACAACGCGTGGTCAACAATTAGCTCCCAAAATGATCATATCCCAACTGCTCCAATAGCACGCGCTTGCCATCCTCATCTTCTATCATCACACGACCATCGCCAGCCACAACCTCGCCAATGCGACAAATAGAATACTGTTCTGCCAGTGCTTCGACCTTATCGACCTGTGTGTGAGACACAGAAAATAGCAGCTCAAAATCTTCCCCTCCAGTGAGAGCAAGATCCAATTTTTCTTCACCACTGACTTCACAAAATTTCTTAAACGCCAGCGACATGGGAATCGTCGCTGCCCGAATCACAGCCGACACGCCACTTTGCTGGCAAACATGGCTCAAATCCGAAGCCACCCCATCCGACACATCGATCATCGCTGTCACCGCACCTGTCTCCGCCAATACCTGCCCCAAATCCAACCGAGGCTCAGGCCGATAATGCCTTTGTAACAACGCGGTTCGCACCTCACCTGGCAGATCGACATCACCCAATACCAGCCCCAAACCACCTGCAGCATCGCCCAATGTCCCCGATACATAGACAGCATCACCCACTTGTGCGCCAGACCGATAACACACCTGGTCTCGCGCCATCTCACCCGTAAGCGTCAAACTCAAAACCAGCGCACCAGACGTGCGCGTTGTATCACCGCCCACAACAGCCACATCAAACCGATCTGCACAGGCAAAAAGCCCGTTGTAAATACGCTCCACATAACCCACATCACAATCACCCGATGCGCTAACCGCCACAACCGCATCCGTTGGTTTCCCTCCCATAGCAGCCACATCGGACAAACTCGCAGCCAGTAATTTGTACCCCACACCTTCTGGCGGTGCCTGTGGCACAAAGTGTACGCCCTCAACCATCGCATCAACCGTCACCAATCGCACGCGCGCCTGCCCGGCAGCCATAACAGCGCAATCATCTCCAATCCCACACAGAACCCGATTGCGCTGTGCGTGCGCGGTAATGCGATCAATAAAATCGAACTCTCCGATATCCTTAAACCGATCCATCTCACTTTTCCCCCCACGCCCACGCCACAACATCTCGATACGCCACATCGCCCCCAAAAATATCCAGCGCACTGCCAATAGTCAGATCTACCCGCCCCTGGCCCAGCACATTGACGCGGTGCATATCCGATAGCTCTCGCACCCCGCCTGCATAAGTTACCGGCACGGGTGACCATTTGCCCAATAATTCCACCAGAGGTTCTTCTACACCTGCTCGTTTGCCCTCAACATCAACCCCATGCACCAAAAACTCAGCACAATAGCCTGCCAACGCACTCAAAGTCTCCTCGCCGACAGTCACATCCGTAAATCTTTGCCAGCGATCCGTTACAACAACATAATCATCACCGCGCCTTCGACAACTCAAATCCAGAACCAAACGCCCTCTACCCACAGTCTGTATCATCTCATCCAACCGCCTCATATCAATTTGCCCATCTCGGAAAACATAAGACGTCACAATTACATGGCTTGCACCCGCACGCAAGAATTTTTTCGCATTATGTGGCGTGATACCCCCACCC
This region of Gemmatimonadota bacterium genomic DNA includes:
- a CDS encoding ActD-like protein — translated: MRRQRGDWKLERFRLNELPEEEMRAVQRALDEDPDLRARLEALEGSDREIHASYPTEWVARQVARRSERRGVPSISRFGPRFALAAVILLAVVFSIFLPGPEVPPPWDRKGMDGIRLKGVKPDLLLYRKRASEIEQLSDSSVAYTGDLIQIFYRAAGKPFGVIVSVDGRGTVTRHLPSSGTSAVRLIQGDPVSLDYSYELDDAPKWERFYFLTADMSFDVRDVAQAAKGGPDSLRVGREFEQFVITLYKGGR
- a CDS encoding peptide chain release factor-like protein encodes the protein MSKNTDKNALLKDVRFQTMRGSGPGGQHRNKVETAVRATHIPTGITVIATEHRSQHRNKQLALERLQNRLNERNKKRKPRIKTRPNRSSIEKRLEKKRQRAEKKRQRQRVVNN
- a CDS encoding sigma-70 family RNA polymerase sigma factor; translation: MFMNVELLYQKYGPMVLRRCRRLLRDEDRAMDAMQDVFVRVLQRRDRLKATYPSSLLYRIATNVCLNRIRDQRLDLPGDEKLIHIAGIEDLESRLDARAMLDRLFARHRDSTRTIAVLHFVDGFTLAEVAREVGMSVSGVRKRLRGLRESLEKLEDL
- the hisA gene encoding phosphoribosylformimino-5-aminoimidazole carboxamide ribotide isomerase, giving the protein MKFRPCIDLKDGRVVQIVGGTLRDGDAQHTVTNFETERSPADYARLYREDGFWGGHVIALGPGNEAAVLEALEAFPGGLHMGGGITPHNAKKFLRAGASHVIVTSYVFRDGQIDMRRLDEMIQTVGRGRLVLDLSCRRRGDDYVVVTDRWQRFTDVTVGEETLSALAGYCAEFLVHGVDVEGKRAGVEEPLVELLGKWSPVPVTYAGGVRELSDMHRVNVLGQGRVDLTIGSALDIFGGDVAYRDVVAWAWGEK
- the thiL gene encoding thiamine-phosphate kinase, which produces MWRIEMLWRGRGGKSEMDRFKDIGEFDFIDRITAHAQRNRVLCGIGDDCAVMAAGQARVRLVTVDAMVEGVHFVPQAPPEGVGYKLLAASLSDVAAMGGKPTDAVVAVSASGDCDVGYVERIYNGLFACADRFDVAVVGGDTTRTSGALVLSLTLTGEMARDQVCYRSGAQVGDAVYVSGTLGDAAGGLGLVLGDVDLPGEVRTALLQRHYRPEPRLDLGQVLAETGAVTAMIDVSDGVASDLSHVCQQSGVSAVIRAATIPMSLAFKKFCEVSGEEKLDLALTGGEDFELLFSVSHTQVDKVEALAEQYSICRIGEVVAGDGRVMIEDEDGKRVLLEQLGYDHFGS
- a CDS encoding caspase family protein gives rise to the protein MLRRWAVLLGIGLLLCAQGIEATQVVRRFVLAAGANFGGVKRTPLRYAVSDAKHFARVLEMMGGVESEDQFLLAEPSLENFKRVLMDLQSRVIKASQSSSRIEVVLYYSGHADENGLLLGEDRLTYRALRDAMNSVQADVHITVLDACASGAITRLKGGQRQKAFMVDTSSDMRGYAFLTSSSENEAAQESDRIRGSFFTHYLVSGLRGAADVTGDGKVTLSEAYAFAFRNTLKRTEKTQGGAQHPAYDIKMTGTGDVVMTDVRETSASLILSDELNGRFFVRNSQEQLVAELDKTAGQTLELGLEPEVYDIHFEQRTQLLHSKVALKKGERFLLEDRHFRSQVREKTTSRGPALRKPATGTSARYPHRLSGRWRLERSRGAWQLGDDSKVWIFGFWPTEHVSINYSRSGFSFADDEKKAGVSSELVSLRIYMPLNMWRSPLRPYAEGGVGRYTGKVLDENVDEVNGLYWGGGLDVPFMKFFVLGGRIGYNRFVEPFAVPVDGQTDYSGMEYSVGLGLLLF
- the rpsA gene encoding 30S ribosomal protein S1; translated protein: MSTPETTRETAGDTPANAPSDDAPTVEELDKKYAEDTPDTEFAALLEESDKQSYREVSTGDKVTGTIREIGDSTAFIDFGGRSEASIDIQELRDESGELKYKAGDTIEAFVASTDGEIRLAFSLRVSSRQLLRQAHQNDMPIAGKVTGFNTGGLVVNIGGLRAFCPMSQIDTGYCDDPASYAGQTHNFKIVELRGRNNVVVSRRAYLEEENRKKADEMRQKLSEGEERTGTITRIERFGSFVDLGGVEGLVHVSEISHTRVENPRSVLKKGEEVRVKIIGLKNLGKKNERISLSIKALERDPWDTVAERYQSGSIITGKVVSIQNFGAFVEIEPGIEGLVHISQFVSGKRISNPSEVVSVGQEVKTLIREIDLGKKRISLSMRAVEERDRQTAEIEDMAAFKSKQTQESQSDNAMADALRRAGLA